The Longimicrobium terrae genome includes a region encoding these proteins:
- a CDS encoding HAMP domain-containing histidine kinase, with protein MRDRLEQLGQLSAELLHDLADVAYALEQRSRLAMAEARRGRPPLAELERTVEASAELGAMLRDTIDTLRGAAVSPEVAWDPRATVERAVRRFVSVSGPAEVRMVCDLPPGTRMGGRESFLSRLTTHLLLGAARRSRGNVLVELIVDPEDEAGTGVLLSVCDDGAVGEGGVPAPHPRPSASDGWRPGIVSWLVAQLGGEVRMRPQRAPGGSGLEIRLPAHVP; from the coding sequence GTGCGCGACAGACTCGAGCAGCTGGGCCAGCTCTCCGCCGAACTGCTGCACGACCTTGCGGACGTGGCGTACGCGCTGGAGCAGCGCAGCCGGCTGGCCATGGCCGAGGCGCGCCGCGGCCGCCCGCCGCTGGCGGAACTGGAGCGCACGGTGGAGGCGAGCGCGGAACTGGGCGCCATGCTTCGCGACACCATCGACACGCTGCGCGGCGCCGCGGTCTCGCCCGAGGTGGCGTGGGACCCGCGCGCCACGGTGGAGCGGGCGGTGCGGCGCTTTGTCTCGGTCAGCGGCCCGGCGGAGGTGCGGATGGTGTGCGATCTGCCGCCGGGGACGCGGATGGGCGGGCGCGAAAGCTTTCTTTCGCGCCTGACGACGCACCTGCTGCTGGGCGCGGCGCGGCGGTCGCGCGGCAACGTGCTGGTGGAGCTGATCGTGGATCCGGAGGACGAGGCGGGGACGGGCGTCCTGCTTTCCGTGTGCGACGACGGCGCCGTGGGGGAGGGCGGCGTGCCCGCGCCGCACCCGCGTCCGTCGGCGAGCGACGGGTGGCGTCCGGGGATCGTGTCGTGGCTGGTGGCGCAGCTGGGCGGCGAGGTGCGCATGCGCCCGCAGCGGGCACCGGGCGGGTCGGGACTGGAGATCCGGCTCCCGGCGCATGTCCCCTGA
- a CDS encoding methyl-accepting chemotaxis protein: MPSSSTDFDQLFARERWTVMRERHRQAIRMRWMLIILAMGMGAVGQATGVLPITLAEAAILAGVNAVFNAAAAWLERSGRFAPWQFWTVQGMDTVILSIFAALLGERGYLILPYLVFAVGGYALGMPLAARAQLAEGAVGYGIGRWMGLMGTAGFSPWIIVLELVFLVGTGWLALQGPIAYTRRLRRVRQALALAQDGDFTTRLPDRHLDDIGFLSVSVNAMSQTVGEMVRQIQENARAVSALSEVLAGTVDEVQSAARVIGDSTSAVADDAARQMELLGGSERAVDALAAESAALRREATQSTEVARGLRVEAETHAARVERAGSLLVGFGEDYRRLELAVDALDAAGTRVSGFVSAIQEIAEQTNLLALNAAIEAARAGEQGRGFAVVAGEVRQLAAQSAGSATEVSAVVQQTAAALAEVRQRLHAGGARIGGVGEVAGAGRDSLGSIVAGLSRTVDFIERITVDVDRQAESMTALRTDVARVRAIAGTSLERARRGAAAADEQRRAMEHLAQTTQRTAGTAGTLDALAARFRAAEAGPPREPRMVPALNDAAAVSAAGASS, from the coding sequence GTGCCCAGTTCATCCACCGACTTCGATCAGCTCTTTGCCCGCGAGCGCTGGACGGTCATGCGCGAGCGGCACCGGCAGGCCATCCGCATGCGCTGGATGCTCATCATCCTGGCCATGGGGATGGGCGCGGTGGGGCAGGCGACCGGCGTGCTTCCCATCACCCTCGCGGAAGCCGCCATCCTGGCGGGGGTGAACGCGGTCTTCAACGCGGCCGCCGCGTGGCTGGAACGGAGTGGACGGTTCGCGCCGTGGCAGTTCTGGACGGTGCAGGGGATGGACACGGTGATCCTGTCCATCTTTGCCGCGCTGCTGGGCGAACGGGGGTACCTGATCCTCCCCTACCTGGTCTTTGCCGTGGGGGGCTACGCGCTGGGAATGCCGCTGGCCGCCCGCGCGCAGCTGGCGGAGGGCGCGGTGGGCTACGGGATCGGGCGGTGGATGGGGCTGATGGGGACGGCGGGGTTCTCGCCGTGGATCATCGTGCTGGAACTGGTTTTTCTGGTGGGGACGGGATGGCTGGCTCTGCAGGGCCCCATCGCCTACACGCGGCGGCTGCGGCGCGTGCGGCAGGCGCTGGCCCTGGCGCAGGACGGCGACTTCACCACGCGCCTGCCCGACCGCCACCTGGACGACATCGGCTTTCTTTCCGTCTCCGTGAACGCCATGTCGCAGACCGTGGGCGAGATGGTGCGGCAGATTCAGGAGAACGCGCGCGCGGTGTCGGCCCTCAGCGAAGTGCTTGCGGGAACGGTGGATGAGGTGCAGTCCGCCGCCCGCGTCATCGGCGACAGCACCAGCGCCGTGGCCGACGACGCCGCGCGGCAGATGGAGCTGCTGGGCGGCAGCGAGCGCGCGGTGGACGCACTGGCCGCGGAAAGCGCCGCGCTGCGCCGGGAAGCCACGCAGTCCACCGAGGTCGCCCGCGGCCTGCGCGTGGAGGCGGAGACGCACGCCGCGCGGGTGGAGCGAGCGGGTTCGCTCCTTGTCGGCTTCGGGGAGGATTACCGGCGGCTGGAGCTGGCCGTGGACGCGCTGGACGCCGCGGGGACGCGGGTGAGCGGATTCGTTTCCGCCATCCAGGAGATCGCGGAGCAGACCAACCTGCTGGCGCTGAACGCCGCCATCGAGGCCGCGCGCGCGGGAGAGCAGGGGCGCGGCTTCGCGGTGGTGGCGGGAGAGGTGCGGCAGCTGGCCGCGCAGTCCGCCGGCTCGGCGACGGAGGTGTCGGCCGTCGTGCAGCAGACGGCCGCGGCGCTGGCGGAGGTGCGCCAGCGGCTGCACGCGGGCGGCGCGCGCATCGGCGGGGTGGGCGAGGTGGCGGGCGCGGGGCGCGACTCGCTGGGCTCCATCGTGGCGGGATTGAGCCGCACGGTGGACTTCATCGAGCGGATCACCGTGGACGTGGACCGGCAGGCGGAGTCCATGACGGCGCTGCGCACGGACGTGGCGCGGGTAAGGGCCATCGCCGGAACCTCGCTGGAGCGCGCCCGGCGCGGCGCCGCGGCCGCGGACGAGCAGCGGCGGGCCATGGAGCACCTGGCGCAGACCACGCAGCGCACCGCGGGGACGGCGGGAACGCTGGATGCGCTGGCCGCCCGCTTCCGCGCCGCGGAGGCGGGGCCGCCCCGCGAGCCGCGCATGGTTCCCGCCCTGAACGACGCGGCGGCAGTGTCCGCGGCGGGTGCATCCTCCTGA
- a CDS encoding pyridoxal phosphate-dependent decarboxylase family protein, which yields MSDTLEMPSGDMPPEEFRRHAHQVVDWMADYLAGVGDYPVMAQVRPGEVAARLPASAPDAGEPVDDILRDFRDVIIPGITHWNHPDFFAYFSITGSGPGILGEMLAAALNTNAMLWRTGPAPTELEARTLDWLRQMMGLPEGFHGTIQDTASMSTLIAIAAAREAAGLDVREQGMSGRELPKMRVYASEEVHSSIDKAGITLGLGRTGTRKIATDDRFRMDPAALEQAIVEDRAAGILPLCVVATTGTTSTSSIDPVAAIAVVCERHGVWLHVDAAYGGSAALVPELRGVLDGAERADSLVVNPHKWMFVPIDCSVLFTRRPEIVRRAFSLVPEYLVTPEGEGVTNLMDYGPALGKRFRSLKLWMTLRYFGAEGMASRIREHCRLATLLASWIDGENEWEMMAPVPLSLVVFRHAPRGMDDARTDAHNERLLAAVNAGGRAYLSHTRVRGRLALRLAIGNLRTTEEHVRDAWALLRQMAAEVRADA from the coding sequence ATGAGTGACACCCTAGAGATGCCGTCCGGCGACATGCCGCCCGAGGAGTTCCGCCGCCACGCACACCAGGTGGTGGACTGGATGGCGGACTATCTGGCCGGCGTGGGCGACTATCCGGTGATGGCGCAGGTGCGTCCCGGCGAGGTGGCCGCGCGCCTTCCCGCCTCCGCGCCGGACGCGGGAGAGCCGGTTGACGACATCCTGCGGGATTTCCGGGACGTCATCATCCCGGGAATCACGCACTGGAATCATCCGGACTTCTTTGCGTACTTCAGCATCACCGGCAGCGGCCCGGGCATCCTGGGCGAAATGCTGGCAGCCGCGCTGAACACCAACGCCATGCTGTGGCGCACCGGCCCCGCGCCCACGGAACTGGAAGCGCGCACGCTGGACTGGCTGCGGCAGATGATGGGGCTGCCGGAGGGATTCCACGGCACCATTCAGGACACCGCCAGCATGAGCACGCTCATCGCCATCGCCGCGGCGCGTGAGGCCGCCGGGCTGGACGTGCGCGAGCAGGGGATGAGCGGGCGCGAGCTTCCCAAGATGCGCGTCTACGCGTCGGAAGAAGTACACTCGTCCATCGACAAGGCGGGAATCACCCTGGGCCTGGGGCGCACGGGAACGCGCAAGATCGCCACGGATGACCGGTTCCGGATGGATCCCGCGGCGCTGGAGCAGGCCATCGTCGAAGACCGCGCGGCGGGCATCCTCCCCCTGTGCGTCGTCGCCACGACGGGGACCACGTCGACGAGCAGCATCGATCCGGTTGCCGCCATCGCCGTTGTGTGCGAGCGGCACGGCGTGTGGCTGCACGTGGACGCCGCGTACGGTGGATCGGCCGCGCTGGTGCCGGAACTCCGCGGCGTGCTGGACGGGGCGGAGCGCGCGGACTCTCTGGTCGTCAATCCGCACAAGTGGATGTTCGTTCCCATCGACTGCTCCGTCCTCTTCACCCGCCGTCCGGAGATCGTCCGTCGCGCGTTCTCCCTGGTCCCCGAGTACCTGGTGACGCCGGAGGGCGAGGGTGTCACCAACCTGATGGACTACGGCCCCGCGCTGGGCAAGCGCTTCCGCTCGCTGAAGCTGTGGATGACGCTGCGCTACTTCGGCGCGGAGGGGATGGCGTCGCGCATTCGCGAGCACTGCCGCCTGGCCACTCTTCTGGCGTCATGGATCGACGGGGAAAACGAGTGGGAGATGATGGCGCCCGTCCCGCTCAGCCTGGTCGTTTTCCGCCACGCGCCGCGCGGGATGGATGACGCCCGGACGGACGCGCACAACGAGCGCCTCCTGGCGGCGGTGAACGCCGGGGGACGCGCCTATCTGAGCCACACGCGGGTGCGCGGCCGGCTGGCGCTGCGCCTGGCCATCGGCAACCTGCGCACGACGGAAGAGCACGTGCGCGACGCATGGGCACTGCTTCGCCAGATGGCCGCAGAGGTGCGCGCGGACGCTTGA
- a CDS encoding TetR/AcrR family transcriptional regulator has translation MSEKMMEPRERIVRAAAELLARGGREAVSTRAVGAAAGVQAPTIYRQFGDMRGLLAEVARETLAAYVREKAGRVPTDDPVEDLRKGWEMHVAFGLANPAAYALLYVDPVTAADAPAVRDGHEILHAQIERIARAGRLRVSVPLAARMVSAAGHGLTLSLIATPPEARDPRLPDAVRDAVLAAILVPAAEADEAAGGGVAARAVALRAVLPEAPGVLSPAEQHLMSEWLDRLAGAPAST, from the coding sequence ATGAGCGAGAAGATGATGGAGCCACGGGAGCGCATCGTGCGGGCGGCGGCGGAACTGCTGGCGCGCGGCGGGCGGGAGGCGGTGTCCACGCGGGCGGTGGGTGCCGCGGCCGGCGTGCAGGCGCCCACCATCTACCGACAGTTCGGCGACATGCGCGGGCTGCTGGCGGAAGTCGCCCGCGAGACGCTTGCCGCCTACGTGCGCGAAAAAGCCGGCCGCGTACCCACCGACGATCCGGTGGAGGACCTGCGGAAGGGGTGGGAGATGCACGTGGCGTTCGGCCTGGCGAACCCGGCCGCCTACGCCCTGCTGTACGTGGACCCGGTGACCGCGGCGGATGCGCCGGCGGTGCGGGACGGGCACGAGATTCTGCATGCGCAGATCGAGCGGATCGCGCGGGCGGGGCGGCTGCGGGTGAGCGTACCGCTGGCGGCGCGAATGGTGTCGGCCGCGGGCCACGGGTTGACGCTGTCGCTGATCGCCACGCCGCCCGAGGCACGCGACCCGCGGCTGCCGGACGCGGTGCGCGACGCTGTCCTTGCCGCCATCCTCGTCCCCGCGGCGGAGGCGGACGAGGCCGCCGGTGGCGGAGTGGCCGCCCGCGCCGTCGCGCTCCGCGCCGTGCTCCCCGAGGCGCCCGGCGTGCTTTCCCCCGCCGAACAGCACCTGATGTCCGAGTGGCTCGACCGGCTGGCCGGCGCCCCCGCGTCCACCTGA
- a CDS encoding NmrA family NAD(P)-binding protein, whose product MTFFITGITGKVGGAAARRLLDEGHGVRALVRDPFKAEGWLRSGVEILQGDMNDAGAVSAGLQGVDGAYLMLPPFFVPGPGFPEARAIIRAFREALEHVPPPRVVALSSIGSHQPGGLGMITATRMLEEGLRDQPFPVAFVRPGSFLENYLPNLQAAAQTGWFDSFLQPVDRGFPMVATEDIGNQVARLLVDGWRGTKIVELGSPVSGDEMAAAMSEALGRPVRARAVPREEWESGLASRGMPPGFIQPYVEMEDAYNAGWIAFGVPGTEPVAATRTPAQLFARAHGETNGARPGASS is encoded by the coding sequence ATGACGTTCTTCATCACGGGAATCACCGGCAAGGTGGGCGGGGCGGCCGCACGGCGGCTGCTGGACGAGGGGCACGGGGTGCGCGCCCTGGTCCGCGATCCGTTCAAGGCAGAGGGATGGCTGCGGAGCGGCGTGGAAATCCTGCAGGGCGACATGAACGACGCGGGCGCCGTCAGCGCGGGGCTGCAGGGGGTGGACGGGGCGTATCTCATGCTGCCGCCCTTCTTTGTCCCCGGGCCCGGCTTTCCGGAGGCGCGCGCCATCATCCGCGCGTTCCGGGAGGCGCTGGAGCACGTGCCCCCGCCGCGCGTGGTGGCGCTCTCGTCCATCGGCTCGCACCAGCCTGGCGGACTGGGGATGATCACCGCCACCCGCATGCTGGAAGAAGGGCTGCGCGACCAGCCGTTTCCCGTCGCGTTCGTCCGTCCGGGCTCGTTCCTGGAGAACTATCTGCCCAATCTCCAGGCAGCGGCGCAAACGGGATGGTTCGACAGCTTCCTGCAGCCCGTCGATCGCGGCTTTCCCATGGTCGCCACGGAGGACATCGGCAACCAGGTCGCGCGGCTGCTGGTGGACGGCTGGCGGGGGACGAAGATCGTGGAACTCGGCTCGCCCGTCAGCGGCGACGAAATGGCCGCGGCGATGAGCGAGGCGCTGGGCCGGCCGGTGCGGGCGCGCGCCGTCCCCCGCGAGGAGTGGGAAAGCGGCCTGGCGTCGCGCGGCATGCCGCCGGGCTTCATCCAGCCGTACGTGGAGATGGAGGACGCCTACAACGCGGGATGGATCGCGTTCGGCGTCCCCGGCACCGAGCCCGTGGCGGCCACCCGCACCCCCGCGCAGCTGTTTGCGCGGGCGCACGGCGAAACCAACGGCGCCCGTCCGGGCGCGTCATCCTGA
- a CDS encoding aldo/keto reductase family oxidoreductase, whose protein sequence is MTDISTAGTFPLGDLVVHRMGYGAMQLAGPGVYGPPRHHDAALAVLREAVASGVNHIDTSDFYGPHVTNQIIREALHPYPRDLVIVSKVGAVRGTDASWNPAHTPAELESAIHDNLRNLGLDAIDVVNLRVMGEGHGPSEGSIEERFTALAELQRRGLVRHLGLSNVTAAQVAEARRIAPVVCVQNLYNMAHREDDALVDQLAADGIAYVPFFPLGGFSPIQSATLSDVSSRLGATPMQVALAWLLHRAPNILLIPGTSSVGHLRENLAAAALKLPEDAMAELNHIGDFASAPM, encoded by the coding sequence ATGACGGACATCAGCACCGCAGGCACCTTTCCGCTCGGCGACCTTGTCGTACACCGCATGGGCTACGGCGCCATGCAGCTTGCCGGGCCCGGCGTGTACGGCCCGCCGCGCCACCACGACGCGGCCCTGGCCGTGCTGCGCGAAGCGGTGGCGAGTGGGGTCAACCACATCGACACCAGCGACTTCTACGGCCCGCACGTCACCAACCAGATCATCCGCGAGGCGCTGCATCCGTATCCGCGGGACCTCGTCATCGTCTCCAAGGTGGGCGCGGTGCGCGGGACGGACGCGTCGTGGAATCCCGCGCACACCCCGGCGGAACTGGAAAGCGCCATTCACGACAACCTGCGCAACCTGGGGCTGGACGCGATCGACGTCGTCAACCTGCGGGTGATGGGCGAGGGGCACGGGCCCAGCGAGGGCTCCATCGAAGAGCGCTTCACCGCGCTGGCGGAGCTGCAGCGGCGGGGACTGGTGCGGCACCTGGGCCTGAGCAACGTGACCGCGGCGCAGGTGGCGGAGGCGCGGCGTATCGCGCCGGTGGTGTGCGTGCAGAACCTGTACAACATGGCGCATCGGGAGGATGACGCGCTGGTGGACCAGCTTGCGGCGGATGGCATCGCCTACGTGCCGTTCTTTCCGCTGGGCGGCTTCAGCCCCATCCAGTCCGCCACGCTGTCGGACGTGTCTTCGCGGCTCGGCGCCACGCCCATGCAGGTGGCGCTCGCGTGGCTGCTGCACCGCGCGCCCAACATCCTGCTCATCCCGGGCACCTCGTCCGTCGGCCACCTGCGCGAGAACCTTGCGGCCGCCGCGCTGAAGCTGCCGGAAGACGCCATGGCCGAGCTGAACCACATCGGCGACTTCGCCTCCGCCCCCATGTGA